The Bacillus sp. SM2101 genome includes a region encoding these proteins:
- a CDS encoding DUF3923 family protein yields the protein MRISWIAWWIVNASGLLLFAIGYIYLTQRNVDATGAVQTPEIIMLNITVLVAAFVIPSLFQLVWLIVMISKKSNRNKKARSITINYINLCFLLGLYLNYWR from the coding sequence GTGAGAATTTCTTGGATTGCATGGTGGATTGTAAATGCTTCTGGGTTACTTTTGTTTGCAATAGGATATATTTATTTAACACAAAGAAACGTGGATGCAACTGGTGCAGTTCAAACTCCAGAAATTATAATGTTGAATATTACGGTTTTAGTAGCAGCTTTTGTAATCCCTTCACTTTTTCAACTTGTCTGGTTAATTGTAATGATATCAAAAAAAAGCAACAGAAATAAAAAAGCGAGAAGCATTACAATTAATTACATAAATCTATGCTTTTTATTAGGTTTGTATTTAAATTATTGGAGGTAA
- a CDS encoding class I SAM-dependent methyltransferase yields MSIYGNELFKGAASYYSKYRPTYSSSLIRFLVNKFSLNGEQQLLDLGCGTGHLTIRFSDWCNKIVAIDIEPEMIAEAQRLHKEIRFGNIQWFKGTLKEYKQSTNEKFELVTIAKAFHWMDRKKVLEELFELVSDAGGVAIIDNYAPHKKLTVWQEQLDEVKAYWYGKERRAGNVTYSHPKESHEEVIANSKFKLENHLLPTYEIHWTVESILGNLYSTSYGSKRFLGNNVEAFERDLKKALLEVDESGIYKEKIELSVKLGIKSK; encoded by the coding sequence TTGAGCATTTATGGTAATGAATTATTTAAAGGGGCAGCTTCATATTATTCAAAATATAGACCAACGTATTCCTCTAGCTTGATTAGATTCTTAGTTAATAAGTTCTCATTAAATGGAGAGCAACAGCTACTTGATTTAGGTTGTGGTACTGGGCATTTAACAATAAGATTTTCCGATTGGTGTAATAAAATTGTCGCTATTGACATTGAACCTGAAATGATAGCTGAAGCCCAACGTCTTCATAAGGAAATACGATTTGGTAATATACAGTGGTTTAAAGGGACATTAAAGGAATACAAACAATCCACTAATGAAAAATTTGAACTAGTAACAATTGCAAAAGCTTTTCATTGGATGGACCGTAAGAAAGTTTTAGAGGAATTATTTGAACTAGTTTCAGATGCTGGCGGTGTAGCAATTATTGATAATTATGCTCCACATAAAAAACTAACTGTCTGGCAGGAGCAACTAGATGAAGTGAAAGCCTATTGGTACGGTAAGGAAAGAAGAGCTGGTAATGTCACTTATTCTCATCCAAAAGAAAGTCATGAAGAAGTGATAGCTAACTCAAAGTTTAAATTAGAAAATCATCTTTTACCTACATACGAAATTCATTGGACAGTAGAATCGATATTAGGAAATCTTTACTCAACCTCATATGGTTCTAAGCGTTTTCTTGGAAATAATGTAGAGGCATTTGAACGAGATTTAAAAAAGGCTTTGTTAGAAGTTGATGAATCTGGAATTTATAAAGAAAAAATAGAACTATCTGTAAAACTTGGTATTAAGTCGAAATAA